Proteins encoded together in one Pseudomonadota bacterium window:
- the cobD gene encoding cobalamin biosynthesis protein CobD has protein sequence MKLVLIVAIWADFIFADKIFARFHPVIGIGHLISWLEKILYPTKENHQKELWAGFLLTGIVLALTFAVVWGLIYISRLGGFPVYVTVSCYLLYAGLACGGLAAEAVKVIKALQDQGISEARMALARIVGRQTRQLSEEDIQRAVIETVAENLSDGVIAPLFYFFIGGIPLVWIYKAINTLDSMVGYKNRRYLYFGRFAARLDDVANFIPARISAMLILLAAFIQGLDWRAGWRILIRDHGAHASPNSAYPEAAMAGVLGLRLGGDNFYHGQLVVKPFIGDDREVVSLLHVRRAIAILYLSSALFAAILFFGV, from the coding sequence ATGAAATTGGTTTTAATAGTTGCAATCTGGGCGGATTTTATCTTCGCCGACAAAATTTTTGCTCGTTTTCATCCGGTGATCGGCATTGGTCATTTAATTTCCTGGCTGGAAAAAATTTTATATCCGACAAAAGAAAACCACCAGAAAGAACTTTGGGCCGGCTTTCTGCTGACGGGGATAGTGTTGGCTCTAACCTTCGCCGTGGTCTGGGGGTTGATCTATATCAGCCGGCTAGGTGGGTTTCCTGTCTATGTAACCGTGTCATGCTATCTGCTGTATGCCGGTCTGGCTTGTGGCGGCTTAGCGGCTGAAGCCGTTAAGGTAATCAAAGCTTTACAGGATCAGGGGATTTCAGAAGCAAGAATGGCATTGGCCCGCATTGTCGGACGGCAAACCCGACAACTATCGGAGGAGGATATTCAGCGGGCCGTGATCGAAACCGTGGCTGAAAACTTAAGCGACGGAGTGATTGCCCCGCTGTTTTATTTTTTTATAGGCGGTATTCCTTTAGTATGGATCTATAAGGCTATAAATACCCTGGATTCCATGGTAGGGTATAAAAATAGACGCTATCTATATTTTGGCCGGTTTGCGGCTCGGCTTGATGATGTCGCTAACTTTATTCCGGCTCGCATCAGCGCGATGCTGATCTTGCTGGCCGCTTTTATACAGGGACTGGACTGGCGAGCCGGCTGGCGAATTCTAATTCGCGATCATGGAGCCCATGCCAGTCCCAACAGCGCTTATCCGGAAGCCGCCATGGCCGGGGTTCTGGGTTTGCGCCTTGGCGGAGATAATTTTTATCACGGTCAGCTGGTAGTCAAACCTTTTATTGGCGACGATCGGGAAGTTGTATCTTTATTGCATGTCAGAAGAGCCATCGCCATTCTGTACCTGAGTTCAGCTCTTTTTGCCGCGATACTGTTTTTTGGGGTTTGA
- the dnaA gene encoding chromosomal replication initiator protein DnaA, giving the protein MDNNEFWREVLGRIQNEVSDRDFISFFKDIELKEKSDTHILIEFPSSFAKEWINDNHSDIFSRVASALNGSKLSVKNSISNKKKPFVKKNNVVAPIRPSLPDCLKPEFTFENFVVGPPNQFSHAAAQAVAKQPGISYNPLFIYSVPGLGKTHLLNAIGNFIKKESPDYNICYITSEDFTNEMVDCLLAGKPKMADFRNKYRQVDVLLIDDIQFIGGKESTEEEFFHTFNTLEKNQKQIVMTSDRLPNDIPKLESRLRSRFQMGLIADIQPPDKETLVAILITKAKQENIPLKKDVAFFLAEHLSNLDIRRIIGTLNRIALHASFKELEIIDIAFAKKTLEELNILSLNEINVSIEEIIKRVADHFKISSKDLLSKKKTKNIVFPRQIAMSLARTITQESFPEIGNKFGGKDHATVMHACKKIEKEITLDRKTATLIEGLKEKILSP; this is encoded by the coding sequence ATGGATAACAATGAGTTCTGGAGAGAGGTGCTTGGGCGTATCCAGAACGAAGTCAGCGATCGTGATTTCATTTCATTTTTCAAGGATATCGAACTTAAGGAAAAATCCGACACTCATATCTTGATAGAATTTCCAAGTTCATTCGCCAAAGAATGGATTAATGATAATCACAGTGATATCTTCTCTCGCGTAGCTTCTGCGCTCAATGGCTCAAAACTATCAGTTAAAAACAGCATCAGTAACAAAAAAAAACCTTTCGTCAAAAAGAATAACGTTGTAGCTCCGATAAGACCCTCCTTGCCGGACTGTCTTAAACCGGAGTTTACTTTTGAAAATTTTGTCGTTGGCCCTCCGAATCAATTCTCACATGCTGCCGCCCAGGCCGTCGCCAAACAGCCCGGTATAAGCTATAATCCATTGTTTATCTACAGTGTCCCGGGACTTGGCAAAACGCATCTGCTCAATGCGATCGGCAACTTTATCAAAAAAGAATCCCCCGACTACAACATCTGTTATATTACCTCTGAAGATTTTACCAACGAAATGGTTGACTGCCTGTTGGCCGGCAAACCTAAAATGGCGGATTTTCGCAATAAATATCGTCAGGTAGACGTTCTATTGATAGACGATATCCAGTTTATCGGCGGCAAGGAAAGTACTGAGGAGGAGTTTTTTCACACCTTCAACACACTTGAAAAAAATCAGAAACAGATAGTCATGACCAGTGATCGTCTGCCTAATGATATTCCTAAACTGGAAAGCCGCTTACGCTCCCGTTTTCAAATGGGCCTGATTGCCGATATTCAGCCTCCGGATAAGGAAACCCTGGTCGCTATCCTCATTACCAAGGCTAAACAGGAAAATATTCCTCTCAAAAAAGATGTAGCTTTCTTTCTCGCCGAACATCTTTCCAATCTTGATATTCGGCGAATAATCGGTACTCTAAATCGAATTGCCCTGCATGCTTCCTTCAAGGAACTGGAAATCATCGACATCGCTTTTGCCAAAAAAACCCTTGAGGAACTAAATATATTATCACTCAATGAAATTAATGTGAGTATCGAAGAAATTATTAAAAGGGTTGCCGATCACTTTAAGATAAGCAGCAAGGATCTTCTCTCAAAAAAGAAAACCAAAAATATCGTCTTTCCTAGACAAATTGCCATGTCCCTGGCAAGAACCATCACCCAGGAATCATTTCCTGAAATAGGTAACAAATTCGGTGGAAAAGACCATGCAACCGTGATGCATGCCTGTAAAAAAATCGAAAAAGAAATTACTCTTGACCGCAAAACAGCTACTCTTATTGAAGGCCTGAAGGAAAAAATTCTTTCCCCTTAA
- a CDS encoding DNA polymerase III subunit beta, which translates to MEIIADRIQLSSCLQKIQYILEKSSSLNNSENILLRTHESQLQVIAFDQNCSGMGTIPAEIIQHGSLSLNGRKIYDLVKSLNDDQVKILKNSDNSLISIEDSRSSFKIISADIDEFPEINFNIPQNCISIENGNLVQLIDLTIFSIAKISDPRYNLQGVFLEIEPSNGLAKAVFSEADDITPGSHQFSLIATDGHRVAVARTDQISGRIKMGERKIFSRKSLQEIKSVFNANENLKLGFDDNEVVIWGNVFVLILRMLQGDFPDYRKMIPEHFSNKLVIDREPFLFTLKQMNLLAHDHYKGVVLNLSDNGLKISIDNPEMGHGHTDIKLDYQGEPFEIGFNISYLLDFLQAVPDEKIVLEINNKKQPCLIRGYEHDEFMCGIMPIS; encoded by the coding sequence ATGGAAATCATCGCCGACCGAATTCAATTAAGTAGCTGCCTTCAGAAGATTCAATACATTCTGGAAAAATCATCTTCACTTAATAATTCAGAAAATATTCTTTTAAGAACCCATGAAAGTCAGCTTCAGGTGATCGCCTTTGATCAAAATTGCAGCGGCATGGGTACCATTCCAGCGGAAATAATTCAGCATGGAAGTCTTTCGCTGAATGGAAGAAAAATTTATGACCTCGTCAAAAGCTTAAATGATGATCAGGTTAAAATCTTAAAAAACAGTGACAACAGTCTGATTTCAATTGAAGACAGTCGCAGTTCGTTTAAAATAATCAGTGCCGACATCGATGAATTTCCTGAAATAAATTTCAATATCCCGCAAAATTGTATCTCGATTGAAAATGGGAACTTGGTGCAATTGATTGATCTGACGATCTTTTCAATTGCCAAAATTTCTGATCCCCGATACAACCTGCAGGGTGTCTTTCTTGAAATTGAGCCGAGCAACGGCCTCGCTAAAGCGGTTTTTTCTGAAGCTGATGATATAACTCCAGGTTCACATCAGTTTTCTCTGATTGCGACCGACGGTCATCGGGTGGCAGTAGCCCGTACCGATCAGATATCCGGTCGGATAAAGATGGGCGAAAGAAAAATTTTTTCCCGTAAAAGTCTGCAGGAGATAAAAAGTGTTTTCAATGCTAATGAAAATTTAAAACTTGGCTTCGACGATAACGAGGTAGTGATCTGGGGAAATGTTTTTGTCTTGATTTTACGCATGCTTCAGGGTGATTTTCCAGATTACCGCAAAATGATTCCTGAGCATTTCAGCAATAAGCTAGTTATAGACCGCGAACCTTTTCTTTTCACCCTTAAACAAATGAATTTATTAGCTCATGACCACTATAAAGGGGTGGTTTTGAATCTAAGCGATAACGGTCTGAAAATTTCCATAGATAACCCGGAAATGGGGCATGGTCATACGGATATTAAACTTGATTATCAGGGGGAACCCTTTGAAATAGGTTTTAATATCAGTTATCTGTTGGATTTTCTTCAAGCTGTCCCGGATGAAAAGATTGTTCTCGAAATAAACAATAAAAAACAGCCCTGTCTTATCAGAGGTTACGAGCACGATGAATTTATGTGTGGAATTATGCCGATAAGTTAA